The sequence GTAGGAAAGAAGAAAGCTTTCTTCTTTAACAATGTAATAAGGTGAGCTCGTAGGATTATACCAAATAATACTGGTGATTCAGAAAGCGGAGGCTCATCAAGTACAGGGAAGCCATTGTGCTTTGTAGTTCTGAGAACATGTACTATATTACTGACCTTCTCAATGCCATGAAAGAGCTGAAGTGGGCCTGTGACTACATCACTTACTGTCAGCTGCCTCATATAAGGCTCAGCATGACCTTCTAAATAAGGGAACCCCTTGGCTTTCATAATAAGGTCATAGATATTGCCATTGAAGGCATCAGCTACAGTCTTAGAAACAAAAAGCACTAGCATTATTAGTGGTAGCAATAGTAGATTATTGGTCAATTCAAGGATAATTACACATAGAGAAACCGTCATTCTCATAGACCCACCAAGCAAGGAAGCAGCACCCAGCACAGCATAGAGGCCATGGTTAAGGTTTGAGTGTGGACCAACCAACATTCCAACAAAACGTCCATAAGATGCACCGGTAACAATAACAGGTACAAAAAGACCAGCAGGAGCCACAACCCCATAGCTAAAAATGCTTAAGAAAAAGCAGGTAACAAAGAATATGAGCATTGAGGAGTGTTGGAACTCAGCATTGGTGTCTTTACTGAAAAGGTTTCTGATAGCATCATCATTTGTATTAAAAATGAGGCTGGCAAGATCATTGTACTGACCAGGAGGACATTGGAACTTCTTGTAGTTACCAGAGCGACCTATTGTAGGACAGGCTTCAGCTGCATCAGCTGGACAAGGTCGGCAAGATGCAATCCATGGTAATCCAAAAAGAAGACAGGATGTGAAAATGGAGATCAAGCAAGcaagaaaaattttgtaagcaatGCCCTTTCTGGAAAagtcaaaacaacaaaaatgatttTAGCAAATATGACTCCACAGTATTTTCATAACTCTAACAGAGTGCAAACATCACAAAGCTAAAAAGAGAGCTTACTCATTAATGAGATTGTATACTCGGAGAACCTTATCTAATAGAAAATTATAGAAACTTCCCAATATTCCCCCTATAAGTCCAAGGGCAAGCACAGGAGGCAAATCCTCAACATGATACGAAATATTTGCTGAATAGACATCAAACATTATCAGCCCCCCAGTACCAAATAGGCCACATTTGCCACTTAAACAAATATCAATGAAAGCACGAAGTACAATTGCAACTATAGCTGTTGTAAAGAAAGCTCTCCATAGAAGGGCACCTCTCCACCTGTAGAAAcaaattcaatataaatatcGAAAACAGTGCTTTTATTTTGGCTACTTCATCCATTCAGCTGCCAAATACATACAAGTCAAACAAGGATGGACACTTTGGCATCACTAAGGGCGCCTATGATGATGGCTCCAAGTTTTTAAATACTGTCAAAATTCTAACTATATAGCCTTCTTTTTATACACAAACAAATAACATACAATTAAATTTTGAGCACTCTCATATAAAATTATGGGTTATGGGCCAGAACCAACCATCACATGAAAATTTAAGATATACTAAATTACTGTGACAGAGAACACACAAGATCTGCTATATAGGTTAACATAGCATACCAAGTTGCCATCTCTTCAAGAGCAAACAGCACGCCACCAACAGGAGCACGGAAAGCAGCAGCAATTCCAGCTGCTGCTCCACATGTTACAAGATCTCGTCGGTCTCTATCATTCTTGAAAAATCGTAGCCATTTGCATGTTAACTTATATTTCCTTGACCCACCCTGACCCAGCAATGATGCAACGCATGCTCCAGTATGGACCATGGGTCCTGCCTTTCCCACAAGAAGAGATGATGACACTGCAGAAATGCTGCCAATTATCTGTACATCAAAGAGACACAAATAAGAGATTCTTACCATTCTCCAAAACAATGGCTAAATGTGATtctgtaaaataaaatttttcatagtATTTTAACACATCCAAAAAAATCATAGTATTGTAACAAGGCTTTCTATGATTTTAGTAGCTAGTATTCCAGCAGTTCCTTTTCTATTCATGTCAGCATTGCATATAGAAGCATTCTATCAGCAATAGTGTCTTCACCCATGATAAACTACAA is a genomic window of Quercus lobata isolate SW786 chromosome 2, ValleyOak3.0 Primary Assembly, whole genome shotgun sequence containing:
- the LOC115977120 gene encoding putative chloride channel-like protein CLC-g, with the translated sequence MATTNGDQDSVIVPLLSVQRTTPNSTSQVAIVGSKVCPIESLDYEIFENELFKQDWRGSGKVQVFQYIFMKWLLCFLIGVIVSLIGFCNNLAVENLAGTKFVVTSNMMLESRYGMAFFVFATSNFVLTLFAAIITAFISPTAAGSGIPEVKAYLNGVDAPGIFSLRTLVVKIIGSISAVSSSLLVGKAGPMVHTGACVASLLGQGGSRKYKLTCKWLRFFKNDRDRRDLVTCGAAAGIAAAFRAPVGGVLFALEEMATWWRGALLWRAFFTTAIVAIVLRAFIDICLSGKCGLFGTGGLIMFDVYSANISYHVEDLPPVLALGLIGGILGSFYNFLLDKVLRVYNLINEKGIAYKIFLACLISIFTSCLLFGLPWIASCRPCPADAAEACPTIGRSGNYKKFQCPPGQYNDLASLIFNTNDDAIRNLFSKDTNAEFQHSSMLIFFVTCFFLSIFSYGVVAPAGLFVPVIVTGASYGRFVGMLVGPHSNLNHGLYAVLGAASLLGGSMRMTVSLCVIILELTNNLLLLPLIMLVLFVSKTVADAFNGNIYDLIMKAKGFPYLEGHAEPYMRQLTVSDVVTGPLQLFHGIEKVSNIVHVLRTTKHNGFPVLDEPPLSESPVLFGIILRAHLITLLKKKAFFFPTPDRTGMDALKQFSASDFAKRGSGNGDKIEDIELNEEEMDMLIDLHPFTNASPYTVVETMSLAKARILFRELGLRHLLVIPKISSRSPVVGILTRHDFMPEHILSLHPLLVNSRWKRLRFRFPPMRKFF